Sequence from the Streptomyces mobaraensis NBRC 13819 = DSM 40847 genome:
GGCCGCCGACACGCCCGGCCCGCGGTCGGAAGACCGGGGAGATCTCCGGGTCGCCCCCGGGGGCAGCCCCTAGGGAACCAGCGAGTCCAGCGGCACCCCGGGGTCCGCCAGCGCCTCGGGGTCCGGGCGGGCGCCGGCCCGGATGAGCCGCTGGACGGACTCCGTGACGTCCCACACGTTGACGTTCATCCCCGCCAGCACCCGGCCCTCCCGCAGCCAGAAGGCGATGAACTCACGCTTGCCGACGTCCCCGCGGCACACCACCTGGTCGTAGGAACCGGGCGGCGCGTAGCCGGAGTACTCCATGCCGACGTCGTACTGGTCGGAGAAGAAGTAGGGGACCCGGTCGTAGACGACCTCCATGCCCAGCATGGACCGGGCCGCCGCCGGGCCGCTGTGCAGGGCGTTGGCCCAGTGCTCGACGCGCAGCCGGCCGGTCCCGTCCGGGCGGCCGATCGCGGCGACGTCGCCCGCGGCGAAGATCTCCGGGTCGGAGGTGCGCAGCGAGGCGTCGACGGCGATACCGCCACCGTCCGCGCGGTCGACGAGGGCGAGCCCGGCGGTCTCGGCGAGGGCGGTGCGCGGGGCCGCGCCGATGGCGGCGAGGACGCTGTGCGCGGGGTGCTCCTCGCCGTCGTCGGTGCGCACGGCGAGCACCATGCCGTCCTGTCCGGTGATCTCGGTGAGGCGGGCGCCGAAGTGGAAGCGGACGCCGTGCTCGGCGTGCAGGTCGGTGAAGACCTGCCCGAGCTCGGGTCCGAGGACCCGGTGCAGCGGGGTGGGCTCGGGCTCGACGACGGTCACCTCGGCGCCGTAGCCGCGGGCGGCGGCGGCCACCTCCAGGCCGATCCAGCCGGCGCCGGCGATGACCAGGTGGCCGTTGTCCCGGCCGAGGGAGGCGAGGACGGCGCGCAGCCGCTCGGCGTGGGCGAGGCGGCGCAGGTGGTGGACGCCGGCGAGGCCGGTGCCGGGGATGTCGAGGCGGCGCGGTTCGGCGCCGGTGGCGAGCAGCAGCCGGTCGTAGTGGACGCGGGTGCCGTCGCCCAGCCGGACCGTGCGGGCGGCGCGGTCGAGGTGGACGGCGGGCAGGCCGAGGTGGAGCTCGACGTCGGCGCGGGCGTACCAGGCGGGTTCGTGGACGAAGACGCTGTCCCGCTCGTCCTTCCCGATCAGGTACCCCTTGGAGAGCGGCGGGCGCTCGTAGGGGTGGTCGCGTTCGTCGCCGATGAGGATCACCCGCCCGGTGAATCCCTCCGCGCGGAGGGTCTCGGCCGCCTTCGCGCCGGCGAGCCCCCCTCCGACGATGACG
This genomic interval carries:
- a CDS encoding NAD(P)/FAD-dependent oxidoreductase; its protein translation is MVDANQTFVIVGGGLAGAKAAETLRAEGFTGRVILIGDERDHPYERPPLSKGYLIGKDERDSVFVHEPAWYARADVELHLGLPAVHLDRAARTVRLGDGTRVHYDRLLLATGAEPRRLDIPGTGLAGVHHLRRLAHAERLRAVLASLGRDNGHLVIAGAGWIGLEVAAAARGYGAEVTVVEPEPTPLHRVLGPELGQVFTDLHAEHGVRFHFGARLTEITGQDGMVLAVRTDDGEEHPAHSVLAAIGAAPRTALAETAGLALVDRADGGGIAVDASLRTSDPEIFAAGDVAAIGRPDGTGRLRVEHWANALHSGPAAARSMLGMEVVYDRVPYFFSDQYDVGMEYSGYAPPGSYDQVVCRGDVGKREFIAFWLREGRVLAGMNVNVWDVTESVQRLIRAGARPDPEALADPGVPLDSLVP